The Amblyomma americanum isolate KBUSLIRL-KWMA chromosome 11, ASM5285725v1, whole genome shotgun sequence genome includes the window GATCGTCATCTGCATGAATTTGGCAATTTGTTCTGGCcacaagatacacaaatcttaaACTCTGAGGGGAAATTAGATGCATCGCTTCGACTATTCAGCTCATGAACTTTTGATTTTGGTATGCAGTACGGCTGAAAACTTGTCACAGAGCAATGAAAGAAGAGAACAATGATGTCTTTTTTTCGCAGCTTGAAACTGCAGTGTGCAGTGCAACTTATCACAATACTTGAAtgagtgaaaaagaaaagataCCACCTTTATGTCCATGGTAGGAAATTAACATGCAAAGCAGTCCCCACAACAACGTAACCCATAAAATATGTGACAATGCGTTTTGAATGGATGTCGCTCTGCCACAAATTGACTGCTACATCAGCCCAAACAATGCAGCGAGTCTTCCGCTCTCGCCGGTCAGGCCCAATAAACGTAGTCCAATACAATACAGGACTAGCGGCAGCGATGAGTCTTGTTGTCACCTGAACATTAGCAAAAAGAACCGTAATAGCGAGGAAACCAACAGCGTGCAGAAAGTATGGAATGTGTCGCCTGTCGTTGCAACGGTTCAGGAGACTGGCTGAGGAATGCAGGACAATAATGACAACCGGTAAGGCAAGAAGAAAATTTGGCAGCTGCTTCAAACGATAGTACATGAGGAAGCCAACATCCCAGTAGTGTGACTGTACGTATCCATAGGAGAATGGAATGAGGTTCGAACACCATTTGGAAGCGTTGCGGCCAGCCAGCCTGAAGCCTGACTCGGCAGCCTGGTTCAGGACGGCCGCAGAGAACTGCTGCGAGTAGTCGGGTATGCAGAAAAGGGACCAGGCATAGCACTGGAACAGCAGAAATGGCAGGAAGCAGAATGCCGCTCGGAAAACGGACCTGACGGGCGTCAGACCGCACACCAGGCCCGAGTAGAGAAGGAAGCCGGCCGAAAGGAACCCGTTCGATCGAACCAGCCCTCCTAGACAGAAGAAAAGCGTCGCCAGGTTCGGTCTGTTCTGTTCAAGGAGGAGCAGGCCCAAGAAACTGACCGCTGCAAAGAGCGATTCGCTGTAGCACGCGGTGAAGAATATGGACGCCGGGTTAAAGCAGAAGAGGAGGACGGCTTCGTCGGCCTGTTCCTTGGAAAAGAGCTGGTGTGTCAGCCGGTGCAGCGCGACGGCTGCCACAACGAAGAAGGCGGCGTTCACGAGAACGCCGCTGAGAACGACCACGCTATGGCGGTCTAGGTAGACGTTCGTTAGCGGGTCCACCAGTCCATCGGCTGTCTGGCGGACGAGCCATGGGTACAGTGGGAAGAAGGCCAGTGTCTGCTCGTAGGTGTAGCCGTGCTCGGCAATGTGCAAGAAGTACTGGCTGTCCCAGCGTGTGAGCCCCGCGAACAGCCACGATACGAGCCGGTCGCCCAGATCCGTGCTCGTGGGCCAGGGCGACCGAAACGCGTCGGCGTTGTGGTCGGGAACTGCCCAGTTGAAGGCCACCTGGAAACAAAATGAGAAGGTGGTTTCTTTAGATCCATACCAATCCCCAACCAGCTGCTTCAGGCCTTTGTTCTGAAATAAATTAATCAATTTCCTTTCTGAAATTCGTGTGTAACTAAGCGTGCACAAAAATGACTCTGTTAAAGCGCGAACAGCACCGGCACAGCCTGGGTGTTTCGTCTCTCTTTAAATCAGGACGGACTCTTTTAAGTAACGCCTTACCGCAGCTTCCAGGCCGAACTACTCGCTCATGTAGTCTCGCAAGTTTGTTGAACGCAGTTAAACCCACAACAATGCCTTCAATGCACAATGAAAAACCCTGCCATTCATTCTACGACATTTCGTGAAACGAAAGTGTCAATAGATTTGGGAGCCGCTGCACCGGCCAGTGGTTGATTTTTGCCGGTACGTTGCGCAGAGAAATTTACCTGAAGCAG containing:
- the PIG-V gene encoding phosphatidylinositol glycan anchor biosynthesis class V; translation: MTSSVVVLALFSRFVIFLLQVAFNWAVPDHNADAFRSPWPTSTDLGDRLVSWLFAGLTRWDSQYFLHIAEHGYTYEQTLAFFPLYPWLVRQTADGLVDPLTNVYLDRHSVVVLSGVLVNAAFFVVAAVALHRLTHQLFSKEQADEAVLLFCFNPASIFFTACYSESLFAAVSFLGLLLLEQNRPNLATLFFCLGGLVRSNGFLSAGFLLYSGLVCGLTPVRSVFRAAFCFLPFLLFQCYAWSLFCIPDYSQQFSAAVLNQAAESGFRLAGRNASKWCSNLIPFSYGYVQSHYWDVGFLMYYRLKQLPNFLLALPVVIIVLHSSASLLNRCNDRRHIPYFLHAVGFLAITVLFANVQVTTRLIAAASPVLYWTTFIGPDRRERKTRCIVWADVAVNLWQSDIHSKRIVTYFMGYVVVGTALHVNFLPWT